In methanogenic archaeon ISO4-H5, the following are encoded in one genomic region:
- a CDS encoding phosphomethylpyrimidine kinase ThiD1, protein MRTALTVAGSDSCGGAGIQADIKAMNALGVHAATVITAVTAQNTCSVSDIYPMPADSVQAQLDAVLKDCDVKAVKTGMLYSAEIVGVVADALEEHDVPLIVDPVMVATVGDRLYDNTFVRALKEKLIPVCELVTPNKHEAEKLTGLKIRNEDDAAYACEILGKEGCSVLLKGGHIAGDQVTDYLYLSADITPIVNPRLPVEAGHGSGCTLSAFITANMANGLDLVTSVNESRKMIQKSIETQYRIGQGVPTVNPNVRLTKKEDSAKVDIIRELDAAVDELAATVPLELVPKAGMNLAFAKKNARGPEEIGAVEKRMTVHNGNVKKGGPVKYGAAEHLSYVLMEIMKTNPEIRCVLEIGADKDLPRDFRNAGLEVVPIKRVTGESVSKSLRNTLDSCEKFPDVIYDLESKNPKVNIFGKYPRDVISKFNRIF, encoded by the coding sequence ATGAGAACCGCTCTTACCGTGGCCGGTTCGGACTCGTGCGGAGGCGCAGGTATCCAGGCGGATATCAAGGCCATGAACGCACTGGGAGTCCACGCGGCCACCGTCATCACCGCTGTCACCGCGCAGAACACCTGCAGCGTCAGCGATATCTATCCTATGCCGGCGGATTCGGTACAGGCACAATTGGATGCCGTACTCAAAGACTGTGATGTAAAAGCAGTCAAAACCGGTATGCTATACAGCGCCGAGATCGTCGGCGTCGTAGCCGACGCCCTGGAGGAACACGACGTTCCCCTCATCGTCGATCCTGTCATGGTCGCCACCGTCGGCGACAGGCTCTACGACAACACGTTCGTACGTGCGCTGAAGGAGAAACTCATTCCCGTATGCGAGCTCGTGACTCCCAACAAACACGAAGCGGAGAAGCTCACCGGCCTGAAGATCAGGAACGAGGACGACGCAGCCTATGCCTGCGAGATCCTCGGCAAGGAGGGCTGCTCCGTGCTGCTGAAAGGAGGGCACATAGCCGGCGACCAGGTCACCGACTATCTCTACCTTTCGGCTGACATAACCCCCATAGTGAACCCCCGCCTGCCCGTGGAGGCGGGCCACGGTTCCGGATGCACCCTGTCCGCCTTCATAACGGCGAACATGGCCAACGGCTTGGATCTCGTCACCTCGGTGAACGAATCGAGGAAGATGATCCAGAAGTCCATCGAGACCCAGTACAGGATCGGGCAGGGGGTACCCACCGTCAACCCCAACGTCAGGCTCACCAAGAAGGAGGATTCCGCCAAGGTGGACATCATACGCGAGCTCGACGCTGCTGTTGATGAATTGGCAGCCACCGTCCCCCTGGAACTTGTTCCGAAAGCGGGTATGAACCTCGCCTTCGCCAAGAAGAACGCCAGGGGCCCGGAGGAGATCGGTGCTGTAGAGAAACGCATGACCGTCCACAACGGCAATGTGAAGAAGGGCGGACCCGTGAAGTACGGAGCCGCCGAACACCTCTCCTACGTGCTGATGGAGATCATGAAGACCAATCCCGAGATCAGGTGCGTCCTGGAGATCGGAGCCGATAAAGACCTTCCCCGCGACTTCAGGAACGCAGGTCTGGAAGTCGTCCCCATCAAGAGGGTTACCGGGGAATCGGTCTCCAAATCCCTCAGGAACACCCTCGACAGCTGCGAGAAGTTCCCTGACGTGATCTACGACCTCGAGAGCAAGAACCCCAAGGTAAACATCTTCGGCAAATATCCCAGAGATGTTATTTCGAAGTTCAACAGGATCTTCTGA